The Burkholderia mayonis genome window below encodes:
- a CDS encoding phosphatase PAP2 family protein: MWSAISDLGDAALTLPLSAVCCACLVRSSPERRHAMSWLALLAAGMLVVGLTKILYAGCGVQIRAIDFRVVSGHTMLASAVWPMALLLGLQWVRTDIALTVGLALAALIGTARVFDEAHTASEVIAGWAVGTLVTLSFVCWKGTPAIAPRLRPYASVSMLAVLAIAYGRHAPIQSAIELYSPFLCRQLPW; the protein is encoded by the coding sequence ATGTGGTCTGCCATCAGCGATCTCGGCGATGCCGCCTTGACTCTTCCTCTTTCCGCCGTCTGCTGCGCGTGCCTCGTCCGCTCGTCGCCCGAGCGGCGCCACGCGATGTCGTGGCTCGCGTTGCTCGCGGCGGGCATGCTCGTCGTCGGATTGACGAAGATCCTCTATGCGGGCTGCGGCGTGCAGATTCGCGCGATCGACTTCCGCGTCGTCAGCGGCCACACGATGCTCGCATCGGCGGTGTGGCCGATGGCGCTCCTGCTCGGCCTGCAATGGGTGCGCACGGACATCGCGCTGACGGTGGGTCTCGCGCTCGCCGCGCTGATCGGCACGGCGCGCGTGTTCGACGAAGCGCATACGGCGTCCGAAGTGATCGCCGGCTGGGCAGTCGGCACGCTCGTCACGCTGTCGTTCGTGTGTTGGAAAGGGACGCCGGCCATAGCGCCACGCTTGCGGCCTTATGCGTCGGTTTCGATGCTGGCAGTGCTGGCCATTGCCTACGGCAGGCACGCGCCGATTCAGTCGGCGATCGAGCTGTATTCGCCGTTCCTGTGCCGTCAACTCCCATGGTGA